The Pantoea sp. At-9b genome includes a window with the following:
- the metH gene encoding methionine synthase, producing MSGWHFSQRNDVDGARVSNRIEALHQQLARRIMILDGGMGTMIQSYKLDEQDFRGSRFVDWPCDLKGNNDLLVLSKPEVIREIHHAYLAAGADILETNTFNSTTIAMADYEMEALSAEINFEAAKLARACADEWSAKTPERPRYVAGVLGPTNRTCSISPDVNDPAFRNITFNQLVDAYRESTHALIKGGSDLIMIETVFDTLNAKAAIYAVQAEMEAMGVKLPLMISGTITDASGRTLSGQTTEAFYNSLRHAEPLSFGLNCALGPDELRQYVAELSRIAEGYVTAHPNAGLPNAFGEYDLDAATMAQQIGEWARSGFLNIIGGCCGTTPEHIAAMAAVVDGVAPRQLPEIPVACRLSGLEPLNISADSLFVNVGERTNVTGSAKFKRLIKEEKYNEALDVARQQVESGAQIIDINMDEGMLDAEAAMVRFLNLIAGEPDIARVPIMIDSSKWEVIEKGLQCIQGKGIVNSISMKEGIEPFIDHARKVRRYGAAMVVMAFDEVGQADTRARKIEICRRAYQILTEEVGFPPEDIIFDPNIFAVATGIEEHNNYAMDFIGACEDIKRELPHAMISGGVSNVSFSFRGNEPVREAIHAVFLYYAIRNGMDMGIVNAGQLAIYDDLPAELRDAVEDVILNRRDDGTERLLELAEKYRGAKGDGEQEKQQAEWRSWDVVKRLEYSLVKGITEFIEQDTEEARQASARPIEVIEGPLMSGMNVVGDLFGEGKMFLPQVVKSARVMKQAVAYLEPFIQASKEAGSSNGKIVLATVKGDVHDIGKNIVGVVLQCNNYEIIDLGVMVPSDKILKTAIEQKADIIGLSGLITPSLDEMVNVAKEMERQGFTLPLLIGGATTSKAHTAVKIEQNYSGPTVYVQNASRTVGVVSSLLSPTLKEDFVARTRKEYDTVRIQHARKKPRTPPVSLQTARDNDFAFDWASYTPPVAHRLGVTAVEASIETLRNYIDWTPFFMTWSLAGKYPRILQDEVVGEEAQRLFHDANAMLDMLGQQGTLQPRGVVGIFPANRVGDDIEIYTDENRNQVLCVSHHLRQQTEKTDFANYCLADFVAPKSSGKADYLGAFAVTGGLEEDALAEAYDQQHDDYNKIMIKAVADRLAEAFAEYLHERVRKVIWGFAAHENLSNDELIRENYQGIRPAPGYPACPEHTEKAQIWQLLDVETHTGMKLTESFAMWPGASVSGWYFSHPDSRYFAVAQIQRDQVEDYAARKGMSISEVERWLAPNLGYDAD from the coding sequence ATGTCTGGCTGGCATTTCAGCCAACGTAATGACGTGGACGGGGCAAGAGTGAGCAACAGAATAGAAGCGCTGCATCAGCAGCTCGCGCGACGCATCATGATTCTGGATGGTGGCATGGGCACCATGATCCAGAGTTATAAACTGGACGAACAGGATTTTCGTGGCAGCCGTTTTGTCGACTGGCCATGCGATCTGAAAGGTAACAACGATCTGTTGGTGCTGTCCAAACCCGAGGTGATCCGCGAGATCCATCATGCCTACCTCGCGGCGGGTGCTGATATTCTGGAAACCAATACCTTCAACTCCACTACCATCGCGATGGCGGATTACGAGATGGAAGCGCTGTCGGCGGAGATTAACTTCGAGGCGGCGAAACTGGCGCGTGCTTGTGCCGACGAATGGAGCGCGAAAACCCCTGAGCGTCCACGCTACGTGGCCGGGGTGCTTGGCCCGACCAACCGTACCTGCTCCATCTCACCTGACGTCAACGATCCCGCTTTCCGTAACATCACCTTTAATCAGCTGGTGGACGCCTATCGCGAATCCACTCATGCGCTGATTAAAGGCGGTTCTGACCTGATCATGATCGAAACGGTGTTCGATACCCTTAACGCCAAAGCGGCGATCTACGCGGTACAGGCCGAGATGGAGGCGATGGGGGTGAAGCTGCCGCTGATGATCTCCGGCACCATCACCGATGCCTCGGGGCGTACTCTCTCCGGTCAGACCACCGAAGCCTTCTACAACTCGCTGCGCCACGCCGAGCCACTCTCCTTTGGCTTGAACTGCGCGCTGGGGCCGGATGAACTGCGCCAATACGTTGCCGAACTGTCGCGCATTGCCGAAGGTTATGTCACTGCACACCCTAACGCTGGTCTGCCCAACGCTTTTGGTGAGTACGATCTCGATGCCGCCACCATGGCACAACAGATTGGCGAATGGGCGCGATCCGGCTTTCTGAATATTATCGGCGGCTGTTGCGGTACCACGCCGGAGCATATCGCGGCGATGGCGGCAGTCGTCGACGGCGTAGCCCCACGCCAACTGCCGGAGATTCCGGTGGCGTGCCGCTTGTCCGGGCTGGAGCCGCTCAACATCAGTGCCGACTCGCTGTTCGTCAACGTCGGTGAGCGTACCAACGTGACCGGTTCGGCGAAGTTTAAGCGACTGATTAAAGAAGAGAAATACAACGAAGCGTTGGATGTGGCGCGTCAGCAGGTAGAAAGCGGCGCGCAAATCATCGATATCAACATGGACGAAGGCATGTTGGATGCAGAAGCGGCAATGGTGCGCTTCCTCAACCTGATTGCCGGTGAACCGGATATCGCTCGTGTGCCGATCATGATCGATTCCTCCAAATGGGAGGTGATTGAGAAAGGGCTGCAATGCATCCAGGGCAAAGGCATCGTCAACTCGATTTCGATGAAGGAGGGGATTGAACCCTTTATCGATCACGCGCGTAAAGTGCGTCGTTACGGTGCGGCGATGGTGGTGATGGCGTTTGACGAAGTGGGTCAGGCGGACACGCGTGCGCGCAAAATTGAAATCTGCCGTCGTGCCTACCAGATCCTCACCGAAGAAGTGGGCTTCCCGCCAGAAGATATCATCTTCGACCCGAACATTTTTGCCGTTGCTACCGGTATTGAAGAGCACAACAACTACGCGATGGACTTTATCGGTGCGTGTGAAGATATCAAGCGCGAACTGCCACATGCGATGATTTCCGGCGGCGTCTCCAACGTGTCGTTCTCCTTCCGGGGTAACGAACCGGTGCGCGAAGCGATTCATGCGGTGTTCCTCTACTACGCGATTCGCAACGGGATGGACATGGGCATCGTTAACGCCGGTCAGCTGGCGATTTATGACGATTTGCCCGCTGAACTGCGCGATGCGGTGGAGGATGTGATCCTCAACCGCCGTGACGATGGCACTGAGCGCCTGCTGGAGCTGGCAGAGAAATACCGTGGTGCCAAGGGCGATGGCGAGCAGGAAAAACAGCAGGCGGAATGGCGCAGCTGGGATGTGGTCAAACGCCTCGAATATTCACTGGTGAAAGGTATCACCGAGTTTATCGAGCAAGACACCGAAGAGGCGCGTCAGGCATCTGCCCGTCCGATTGAGGTGATTGAAGGGCCGCTGATGTCTGGCATGAACGTGGTGGGCGATCTGTTTGGCGAAGGGAAGATGTTCCTGCCGCAGGTGGTGAAATCCGCGCGCGTCATGAAGCAGGCCGTGGCTTACCTTGAACCCTTTATCCAGGCGAGCAAAGAAGCGGGCAGCAGCAACGGCAAAATTGTGCTGGCGACGGTGAAGGGGGATGTGCACGACATCGGCAAAAACATCGTTGGCGTGGTGCTGCAATGTAACAACTACGAAATCATCGACCTCGGTGTGATGGTGCCGAGCGACAAAATTCTGAAAACGGCGATTGAGCAGAAGGCCGACATCATTGGTCTCTCCGGGCTGATCACCCCGTCGCTGGATGAGATGGTCAACGTGGCGAAAGAGATGGAGCGTCAGGGCTTTACCCTGCCGCTGCTGATTGGCGGCGCGACCACCTCCAAGGCGCATACGGCGGTGAAAATCGAACAGAACTACAGCGGCCCGACGGTGTACGTGCAGAACGCCTCGCGCACGGTGGGTGTCGTCTCTTCGCTGCTGTCACCGACGCTGAAGGAGGATTTTGTCGCCCGAACGCGTAAAGAATACGACACTGTGCGTATTCAGCATGCGCGTAAGAAGCCGCGCACCCCGCCGGTCAGTCTGCAAACCGCGCGTGACAATGATTTCGCCTTTGACTGGGCAAGTTATACGCCGCCGGTGGCGCATCGTCTCGGCGTCACGGCGGTGGAAGCCAGCATCGAAACGCTGCGTAACTACATCGACTGGACACCGTTCTTTATGACCTGGTCGCTGGCCGGAAAATATCCGCGCATTCTGCAAGATGAAGTGGTGGGCGAAGAGGCGCAGCGTCTGTTCCACGACGCTAACGCCATGCTCGATATGCTGGGTCAACAAGGCACGCTACAGCCGCGCGGCGTGGTGGGGATTTTCCCGGCCAACCGGGTCGGCGATGATATCGAGATTTACACCGATGAAAACCGCAACCAGGTGTTGTGTGTGAGCCATCACTTACGCCAGCAGACGGAAAAAACCGACTTTGCTAACTATTGCCTCGCCGACTTCGTTGCGCCGAAGTCGAGCGGCAAAGCAGATTATCTGGGCGCTTTCGCGGTGACCGGTGGCTTGGAGGAAGATGCGCTGGCGGAGGCATACGACCAGCAGCATGATGACTACAACAAAATCATGATCAAGGCGGTGGCGGATCGTTTAGCGGAAGCGTTCGCGGAGTATTTACATGAGCGGGTGCGTAAGGTGATCTGGGGCTTTGCTGCTCATGAAAATCTCAGCAATGACGAACTGATTCGTGAGAATTATCAGGGTATTCGTCCGGCACCGGGTTATCCAGCCTGCCCTGAGCACACTGAGAAAGCGCAAATCTGGCAACTGCTGGATGTGGAAACCCATACCGGCATGAAACTGACGGAGTCCTTCGCCATGTGGCCGGGGGCGTCAGTATCGGGCTGGTATTTCAGCCATCCTGATAGCCGTTATTTTGCCGTGGCACAGATTCAGCGCGACCAGGTGGAAGATTATGCGGCGCGTAAAGGAATGAGCATCAGTGAAGTCGAGCGCTGGTTAGCCCCGAACCTCGGCTACGACGCGGACTAG
- a CDS encoding YjbH domain-containing protein: MKKHYLLSLLAVAVSAACNVQAASYDDPIGPSQSDFGGVGLLQVPTARMSRDGEFSLNYRNNDQYRYYSASLQLFPWLESTVRYTDVRTRLYSGSESFSGNQSYKDKAFDLKLRLWQESYWLPEVSLGTRDLGGTGLFDSEYLVGTKAWGPFDFTFGIGWGYLGNSGSIKNPFCSYSASFCSRSSGGETGSINGSQMFHGPAALFGGIEYQTPWQPLRLKVEYEGNNYQDDFAGRLEQRSKVNVGAIYRVTDWADINASYERGNTFMFGFTIRTNFNDLRQPHIDSAKPDYHPQPQGELLQSTVVANQLTDLKYNAGLNGPQIQTKGDTLYVSGEQTKYRDTTEGVDRANRIIMNNLPAGIKTIDVTESRFNMPQVTTRTDVASLHNDLAGYPLGQEQPLQQQRIDPVDPGETEQGYFIRKDRLNYSLSPVLNQSVGGPESFYMYQVGVMGNVDYWLTDHLLVGGSLFGNIANNYDKFNYNGLSASNGLPRVRTHIRQYVENNVYINDLQANYMHYLGNGFYGQVYGGYLETMYGGVGGEMLYRPVDSNWAFGVDANYVKQRDWNNMMKFTDYKAPVGNLTAYWRPWFMENVLVKASVGQYLAKDKGVTVDMSKQFDSGVIVGFYATKTNVSAEEYGEGSFTKGFYISIPMDLFTVTPTRGRAQVNWVPLTRDGGQMLGRKYQLYDMTADRDARFN; this comes from the coding sequence ATGAAAAAACATTACCTTCTCAGCCTGCTGGCTGTTGCTGTTTCCGCTGCCTGTAACGTCCAGGCGGCAAGCTATGACGACCCGATTGGCCCGTCACAATCTGACTTCGGCGGTGTCGGCCTGTTACAGGTGCCGACCGCACGCATGTCGCGTGATGGCGAGTTCAGCCTCAACTATCGCAACAACGACCAGTACCGCTACTATTCGGCGTCACTGCAACTGTTCCCGTGGCTCGAAAGCACCGTGCGCTATACCGACGTGCGTACCCGTCTCTACAGCGGCAGCGAGAGTTTCAGTGGTAACCAGAGCTATAAAGACAAAGCCTTCGACCTGAAACTGCGGCTATGGCAAGAGAGTTACTGGCTGCCGGAAGTGTCGCTCGGCACACGCGATTTGGGCGGCACCGGCCTGTTTGACAGCGAATATCTGGTGGGCACCAAAGCCTGGGGGCCGTTCGATTTCACCTTCGGCATCGGCTGGGGTTATCTCGGCAACAGTGGCAGCATCAAAAACCCGTTCTGTTCATACAGCGCCAGCTTCTGTAGCCGTAGCAGCGGTGGCGAAACCGGTTCAATCAACGGTTCACAGATGTTCCACGGCCCGGCCGCGCTGTTTGGCGGTATCGAATATCAAACACCGTGGCAGCCACTGCGCCTGAAAGTCGAATATGAGGGTAACAACTACCAGGATGACTTTGCCGGTCGTCTGGAGCAGCGCAGTAAAGTTAACGTCGGGGCGATTTATCGTGTCACTGACTGGGCGGATATCAACGCCAGTTACGAACGCGGCAATACCTTTATGTTTGGCTTCACCATTCGCACTAACTTTAACGACCTGCGCCAGCCGCATATCGACAGCGCCAAACCAGACTATCATCCGCAGCCACAGGGCGAGTTGTTGCAGTCGACCGTGGTGGCAAACCAGCTGACCGATCTGAAATACAACGCCGGTCTCAATGGCCCGCAGATTCAGACCAAAGGCGATACGCTGTATGTCTCTGGCGAGCAGACCAAATACCGTGACACCACCGAAGGTGTCGATCGTGCGAACCGCATCATCATGAATAATCTGCCGGCAGGCATTAAGACCATCGATGTGACCGAATCGCGCTTTAATATGCCTCAGGTGACCACCCGTACCGATGTCGCCAGCTTGCACAACGATCTCGCCGGGTACCCGTTGGGCCAGGAGCAGCCGTTACAACAGCAGCGGATTGATCCGGTCGATCCGGGTGAAACCGAGCAGGGTTACTTCATCCGAAAAGATCGGCTGAACTATAGCCTGTCGCCGGTGCTGAATCAGTCGGTCGGTGGACCTGAAAGTTTCTATATGTACCAGGTCGGCGTGATGGGTAACGTTGATTACTGGCTGACGGATCATCTGCTGGTCGGCGGCAGCCTGTTTGGCAACATCGCCAACAACTACGATAAGTTTAATTACAATGGCTTATCGGCCAGCAACGGCCTGCCACGCGTGCGTACCCATATTCGCCAGTACGTTGAGAACAACGTTTATATCAATGACCTGCAAGCCAACTACATGCATTACCTTGGCAATGGTTTCTACGGCCAGGTGTACGGCGGTTATCTGGAAACCATGTATGGCGGTGTCGGTGGCGAGATGTTGTACCGTCCGGTCGACAGCAACTGGGCGTTTGGCGTTGATGCTAACTACGTCAAGCAGCGCGACTGGAACAACATGATGAAGTTCACCGACTACAAAGCGCCAGTCGGAAATCTGACGGCTTACTGGCGTCCGTGGTTTATGGAGAACGTGTTGGTGAAAGCCAGTGTCGGGCAGTATCTGGCGAAGGATAAAGGCGTGACGGTGGACATGTCGAAGCAATTCGACAGCGGTGTGATCGTTGGCTTCTACGCCACCAAAACCAACGTTTCAGCGGAAGAGTATGGCGAAGGCAGTTTCACCAAAGGCTTCTATATCTCGATTCCGATGGACCTGTTTACCGTGACGCCAACCCGCGGTCGTGCGCAGGTGAACTGGGTACCGTTGACGCGTGATGGTGGTCAGATGCTGGGACGTAAATACCAGCTGTATGATATGACCGCTGATCGTGACGCGCGTTTTAATTAA
- a CDS encoding capsule biosynthesis GfcC D2 domain-containing protein, giving the protein MKKITSLLAGLALFTAGNALADSQVIVHDGPHRATLQVDHAQNLSQLLSNPAIHTWWPGTVIAEHAATAVAKQQQQQLLADLRAWQADNSGERAAAIGAVIQQLAATPVTGRQFTSLDPDWVRLRPEANRILQGSYDLYTLAAPTQVLVLGALEHPGKVSWQPGRTVRSYLADHDRLSGGERSFATVIAPSGETQQVPIAYWNHRHVEVEPGSIIWLGFSSWSLPWGQSDLNDRMISVLTHRIPD; this is encoded by the coding sequence ATGAAAAAAATAACGTCTTTGCTGGCGGGACTGGCGCTGTTCACTGCGGGCAACGCGCTGGCCGATAGCCAGGTTATCGTCCACGACGGACCACATCGCGCCACCTTACAGGTTGACCATGCGCAAAACCTCAGCCAACTGTTGAGCAACCCGGCGATCCACACCTGGTGGCCCGGTACGGTGATCGCCGAACACGCTGCCACGGCAGTGGCAAAACAGCAGCAACAACAGTTGCTGGCCGATTTGCGCGCCTGGCAGGCGGATAACAGCGGAGAGCGTGCCGCCGCCATTGGCGCGGTTATCCAACAGTTAGCCGCTACCCCGGTGACGGGGCGTCAGTTTACCTCGCTCGATCCCGACTGGGTACGCCTCCGGCCAGAAGCCAATCGTATCCTGCAGGGCAGTTATGACCTCTACACGCTGGCCGCGCCAACTCAGGTGCTGGTGCTCGGGGCGCTGGAGCATCCCGGCAAAGTGAGCTGGCAACCCGGCCGCACGGTGCGTAGCTATCTGGCCGATCACGATCGTCTTTCCGGTGGTGAGCGCAGCTTCGCCACGGTGATTGCCCCTTCTGGCGAGACACAGCAAGTGCCGATTGCGTACTGGAATCATCGTCATGTGGAAGTGGAGCCTGGCAGCATTATCTGGCTCGGTTTTTCATCGTGGAGCCTGCCCTGGGGCCAGAGCGACCTGAATGACCGCATGATTTCTGTTCTGACTCACCGGATTCCAGACTGA
- a CDS encoding YjbF family lipoprotein codes for MRRLPLLLLCLLLQACTQTQKGLEQTVMLAISGPDDVTVTNEQVASLPYASLYARINEGQRIFVVLGYNENGQQKWITQDRAMLVMQHGRLVKTLGLIDNLIDVSNLAQDPLADPLHLQNGASWTRLVQWREKEKLRAATAVSQFQRGDDEVLNIAGERVPCRVWHETVRIDSIGREWQNTFWLDNRDGTVLQATQMLAAGEFPIETTILKPAKS; via the coding sequence GTGCGCCGACTTCCTTTGCTGCTTCTCTGCCTGCTATTGCAGGCCTGTACTCAAACGCAAAAAGGTCTGGAACAGACCGTCATGCTTGCTATCAGCGGACCGGATGATGTCACGGTGACCAATGAGCAGGTTGCCAGTCTGCCCTACGCCAGCCTCTACGCCCGCATCAACGAAGGCCAGCGCATCTTTGTGGTGCTGGGTTACAACGAAAACGGCCAACAGAAATGGATAACCCAGGACAGAGCGATGCTGGTGATGCAGCACGGACGCCTGGTGAAAACCCTTGGCCTGATCGACAACCTGATTGATGTCAGCAATCTGGCGCAGGACCCGCTGGCCGATCCGCTGCACCTGCAAAACGGTGCCAGCTGGACCCGCTTGGTGCAGTGGCGTGAGAAGGAGAAGCTGCGCGCCGCTACCGCTGTCTCCCAATTTCAGCGCGGTGATGATGAAGTGCTGAATATCGCGGGTGAGCGCGTTCCCTGCCGGGTATGGCATGAAACGGTGCGCATCGACAGCATCGGTCGTGAGTGGCAGAACACCTTCTGGCTCGATAACCGCGACGGCACCGTGCTGCAGGCCACGCAGATGCTGGCAGCAGGCGAATTCCCGATTGAAACCACCATTCTGAAACCGGCGAAATCATGA
- the yjbE gene encoding exopolysaccharide production protein YjbE: MKKLMVAGAALLYVAVSSAAIAAPEDAGAAAGAQAGAMSAGASTAVGIGALGALVGLGIAASGGGDGANTGTTTTTTTGTTR; encoded by the coding sequence ATGAAAAAACTTATGGTTGCCGGTGCAGCCTTACTTTACGTTGCCGTTTCTTCCGCTGCGATTGCCGCACCGGAAGACGCTGGTGCCGCAGCAGGTGCGCAGGCGGGTGCTATGTCCGCTGGTGCATCAACCGCTGTGGGTATCGGTGCACTCGGTGCGTTGGTAGGTCTCGGCATTGCCGCTTCTGGCGGTGGTGACGGTGCAAATACCGGTACAACAACCACGACCACAACGGGTACCACTCGTTGA
- the pgi gene encoding glucose-6-phosphate isomerase, whose amino-acid sequence MKNINPTQTAAWKALQQHFDQMKSVQIADLFAQDADRFAKFSATFDDQMLVDFSKNRITQETLDKLQALAKETDLAGAIKSMFSGEKINRTEDRAVLHVALRNRSNTPIVVDGKDVMPEVNAVLAKMKGFSERIISGEWKGYTGKAITDVVNIGIGGSDLGPFMVTEALRPYKNHLNMHFVSNVDGTHIAETLKDLSPETTLFLVASKTFTTQETMTNAHSARDWFLKAAGDQQHVAKHFAALSTNGKAVGEFGIDTANMFEFWDWVGGRYSLWSAIGLSIILSIGFDNFEQLLSGAHAMDKHFSTTPAEQNLPVLLALIGIWYNNFFGAETEAILPYDQYMHRFAAYFQQGNMESNGKYVDRDGNAVDYQTGPIIWGEPGTNGQHAFYQLIHQGTKLIPCDFIAPAQTHNALTDHHPKLLSNFFAQTEALAFGKSRAVVEKEFTDAGKSAESVAHIVPFKVFEGNRPTNSILLREITPFSLGALIALYEHKIFTQGAILNIFTFDQWGVELGKQLANRILPELENDAKIASHDSSTNGLINRYKSWR is encoded by the coding sequence ATGAAAAATATCAATCCGACACAAACCGCAGCCTGGAAAGCGCTGCAGCAGCATTTTGACCAGATGAAATCGGTGCAGATCGCCGACCTGTTCGCTCAGGATGCCGATCGTTTTGCGAAATTCTCTGCCACCTTTGATGATCAGATGTTGGTGGATTTCTCAAAAAACCGTATTACCCAGGAAACCCTCGACAAATTGCAGGCGCTGGCAAAAGAAACCGATCTGGCGGGCGCAATCAAATCCATGTTCTCTGGTGAGAAGATCAACCGCACCGAAGACCGCGCCGTGCTGCACGTCGCCCTGCGTAACCGCAGCAACACGCCGATTGTGGTCGATGGCAAAGATGTGATGCCGGAAGTGAATGCAGTACTGGCGAAGATGAAAGGCTTCTCTGAGCGCATCATCAGCGGTGAATGGAAAGGTTATACCGGCAAAGCCATCACTGACGTGGTGAACATCGGTATCGGCGGTTCTGACCTGGGTCCGTTCATGGTGACCGAAGCACTGCGCCCATACAAAAACCACCTGAACATGCACTTTGTTTCCAACGTCGATGGCACCCATATTGCCGAAACGCTGAAAGATCTCAGCCCGGAAACCACGCTGTTCCTCGTTGCCTCCAAAACCTTCACCACGCAGGAAACCATGACCAACGCCCACAGCGCGCGCGACTGGTTCCTGAAAGCCGCTGGCGATCAGCAGCATGTGGCGAAACACTTCGCCGCGCTCTCAACCAACGGCAAAGCCGTGGGTGAGTTCGGTATTGATACCGCCAATATGTTCGAGTTCTGGGACTGGGTCGGCGGCCGTTATTCTCTGTGGTCGGCGATTGGCCTGTCGATCATCCTGTCCATCGGCTTCGACAACTTCGAGCAGTTGCTGAGTGGCGCGCACGCCATGGACAAACACTTCTCCACCACGCCAGCCGAGCAGAACCTACCGGTATTGCTGGCGTTGATCGGTATCTGGTACAACAACTTCTTTGGTGCCGAAACCGAAGCCATTCTGCCATACGACCAGTACATGCATCGCTTTGCTGCCTACTTCCAGCAGGGCAACATGGAGTCCAACGGTAAATACGTGGATCGCGACGGTAACGCGGTGGATTACCAGACTGGCCCCATCATCTGGGGTGAGCCGGGCACCAATGGTCAGCACGCCTTCTATCAGCTGATCCATCAGGGCACCAAACTGATTCCGTGTGATTTTATCGCCCCGGCGCAGACCCATAACGCCCTGACCGACCATCATCCGAAGCTGCTGTCTAACTTCTTCGCCCAGACCGAAGCGCTGGCATTTGGTAAGTCACGCGCTGTGGTTGAGAAAGAGTTTACCGATGCGGGTAAATCCGCCGAGTCGGTCGCACACATCGTACCGTTCAAAGTGTTTGAAGGTAACCGCCCCACCAACTCCATCCTGCTGCGCGAAATCACCCCGTTCAGCCTCGGTGCGTTGATTGCGCTGTATGAACACAAAATCTTCACGCAGGGCGCAATTCTCAACATCTTCACCTTTGACCAATGGGGCGTTGAACTGGGTAAACAGCTGGCAAACCGTATTCTGCCAGAACTGGAAAATGACGCGAAAATTGCCAGCCACGACAGTTCCACCAATGGCTTAATTAATCGCTACAAATCCTGGCGTTAA
- the lysC gene encoding lysine-sensitive aspartokinase 3, producing MSQTLIVAKFGGTSVADFDAMNRSANVVLSDANTRLVVLSASAGVTNLLVSLSEGKEQAQRATLLDEIRRIQYAIIDRLQSPDVIREEIDRMLENIGMLSEAAALATSNALTDELVSHGELMSTLLFVEILRERQINAEWFDVRKVMRTSDRFGRAEPDVAALKEQSAVLLAPRTAQALVVTQGFIGSESKGRTTTLGRGGSDYTAALLGEALQAVRVDIWTDVPGIYTTDPRVVPAAKRIDEITFEEAAEMATFGAKVLHPATLLPAVRSDIPVFVGSSKDPAAGGTRVCNETHNPPLFRALALRRKQTLLTLHSLNMLHARGFLAEVFAILARHSISVDLITTSEVSVALTLDTTGSTSTGDSLLTQALLTELSSLCRVEVEENLALVAIIGNNLSKACGVGKEVFGALEPFNLRMICYGASSYNLCFLVPGGDAEEVVRALHKNLFGC from the coding sequence ATGTCTCAAACTCTGATCGTGGCGAAATTTGGCGGCACCAGCGTTGCCGATTTTGATGCTATGAACCGCAGCGCCAACGTGGTGCTGTCCGATGCCAATACCCGTCTGGTGGTTCTGTCCGCCTCGGCTGGTGTCACCAACTTGCTGGTCTCCCTCTCTGAAGGCAAAGAACAGGCGCAACGCGCGACTCTGCTGGATGAAATCCGTCGTATTCAATATGCCATCATCGATCGTCTGCAATCACCGGATGTGATCCGTGAAGAGATTGATCGCATGCTGGAAAATATCGGTATGTTGTCGGAAGCGGCGGCGCTGGCAACCTCAAATGCGCTGACCGATGAACTGGTCAGTCACGGCGAGTTGATGTCGACGCTGCTGTTCGTGGAAATTCTGCGCGAGCGCCAAATCAACGCCGAGTGGTTTGATGTGCGCAAAGTGATGCGTACCAGCGACCGATTTGGCCGTGCTGAGCCGGATGTCGCGGCATTGAAAGAACAATCCGCGGTCCTGCTGGCCCCGCGTACCGCGCAGGCGCTGGTAGTGACCCAGGGCTTTATCGGCAGCGAAAGCAAAGGCCGCACCACCACGCTGGGCCGTGGCGGTAGCGACTATACCGCTGCGCTGCTGGGTGAAGCGTTACAGGCGGTGCGCGTCGATATCTGGACTGACGTGCCGGGTATCTACACCACCGATCCGCGCGTGGTGCCTGCTGCCAAGCGTATTGATGAAATCACCTTCGAAGAAGCCGCCGAAATGGCAACCTTTGGCGCCAAGGTGCTGCATCCGGCCACGCTGCTGCCGGCCGTGCGCAGTGATATCCCGGTATTCGTTGGCTCCAGTAAAGATCCGGCGGCAGGCGGTACGCGTGTGTGCAACGAGACGCATAACCCGCCGCTGTTCCGCGCGCTGGCGCTGCGTCGTAAGCAGACCCTGCTGACGCTGCACAGCCTGAACATGCTGCATGCACGCGGCTTCCTTGCTGAAGTGTTTGCGATTCTGGCGCGCCACAGTATCTCCGTCGACCTGATCACCACCTCTGAAGTGAGCGTGGCGCTGACGCTGGATACTACCGGATCGACCTCCACCGGCGACAGCCTGCTGACTCAGGCGCTGCTGACCGAGCTGTCTTCTCTGTGCCGCGTCGAAGTGGAAGAGAATCTCGCACTGGTGGCCATTATCGGTAACAACCTGTCGAAAGCCTGCGGTGTGGGTAAAGAAGTGTTTGGCGCTCTGGAGCCGTTTAACCTGCGTATGATCTGCTATGGAGCCAGCAGCTACAACCTGTGCTTCCTGGTGCCGGGTGGCGACGCAGAAGAAGTGGTACGTGCGCTGCATAAAAATCTTTTTGGCTGTTAA